CGCGATACCCCCCTGCCCGTGGACCGATCCTTCGGGGAAGTTGCCAAGCTCCTCGATTGCTTCGCGAGGGGCGATGAGCGCATGGCAGTAGCAACGAGGCCCGCTCAGAAGCTGACGGTGGACGAAGTCTGCGCCGAACTGCAGATCGCTCGCTCCACCTTCTACGACTGGCGCCAAAAGGGGCGCGGTCCGCCCACCCGGGCTCACTCCTCCCCAACCTCACAGAGAACCATCGATGCCTGGACGATCTTTGCTTGCCGCCACCGCTTCCTCAGGCGCCGTATCCGCCGCCTTCCTGACCGTGAAGGACGCCGCCGACTATCTCGGCCTCTCACCCCACACGCTCTACGTCTGGCGCCACCGTCGCCAGGGACCCCCGAGCTTCCGCATGGGACCTCGCGGTCGCGTCATGTACCGGCTCGAAGTGCTCGACGCCTGGGTCCGCGAACAGGAACAGGCCGATTCCCGCTCCAACCCGGCCCTCAACCCGCTCAACACCCCCCTGCAGGAGCGGTCCAGCCGCTTCCTCGGCGCCTGAAGCCCCAAGCGCCGTAGAGCGTTGTCTCCATCCCCATCACCAAGGAGTTCCACCTGGCCGGCTACATAGAAGACCGATGGCTGAAGAAGCGTCCCAACCCGAAAACCGGCAAACGCGAACGCACAGCCCTGTATGGCAAGTGCACCCGCTACCGCGTCAAGAGCATCCCCGGCGTCAAGGACCGTTCCTTCGATGCCCTCCAGGACGCCAAGACCTGGCTCGCCCAGGCTCAGACCGACGCTCGCCGTGGCGAGTTCGTCGATCCGCGCGATGGGGCCATCTCCCTCAAGGACTACATCGCCACCCACTGGTGGCCCACCCAGAGCGGTGACCCGTCCACGATCGAGCGGATCGAGCAGAGGGTACGCCGGCACATCGTTCCCCACCTGGGCGCTCAGCCGCTCAACGCCATCGGCACGGAAGTCCTGCGCCGCTGGAAGAAGCGGCTGGAGAAGGACCTCGGTCCGACCTCGATCCGTCTCGTCTGGGCGACGCTCTCCAGCATCCTCCAGGCCGCTGTCGAGGACCGTCGCCTCGGACGCAACCCGTGCCGCTCCAGCACGGTCGGCCCTCCGGCCGCCACGCCTGGCAGGGTCGAGGCGTGGCCGCCCGAACGGGTGCTGGCAGTACGGGCGGCCCTGCCGGACCATTACCGGCTCCTCCTCGTGATCGGAGCGGGTCTTGGGCTCCGGCAAGGGGAGGCGCTCGGGCTTGCCCTGGAGGACATTGACTTCGCCAAGGAAGTCGTCCACGTCCGGCGGCAGGTCAAGATGGTGCGGGCGAGGTTGTGTTTCGCCCTTCCCAAGGGTCGCAAGGTCCGGGACGTGCCGCTGCCGTCCAGCGTGGCCCGGGCCATCCAGCAGCACACGGAGCAGTTCGCGCCGGTCCCGGTCACGCTGCCTTGGGACGACCCGACTCCTGCCGAGACGCCGGTGGATGCCAAACACCGGCGGCCGAGAACCTACAACCTCCTGGTGACGGGGCGCGAGCGGAAGGCCATCAACCGGAACTACTTCAACTCCTACGTGTGGAAGCCGGCTCTGGCCGCGGCGGGCGTGATCGCACCGCTGGAGGAGGGCAGCACCGACGGCGCTCGCGTGTGGGAGCCGTCCCGGGAGCACGGCTTCCACGCCCTGCGCCACTTCTTCGCCTCCGAGGAACTGGAGGCTGGCGAATCGGTTGTCTCCCTGGCACGCTGGCTGGGGCACTCCGACCCCGGGTTCACGCTGCGGAAGTACTCCCACTTCCTGCCCCGCGCGGGCGCACGGGGCAGCGCCGCCATCGACGCGATCTTCGCGTAGCCGCGGCCGGTCGGCAGAGCCTGTGGAGCGCGGCTCGTAGCCCACCGCGGCCCAAAAGTCCCAGAGAAGTCCCAGAGGTGCCGCCGCATCCCTCCCTGACCCGCTAAGTAGCAGGTCAGACGGGGTGCGGCGGCATCCTCATATCAAATGTCGCGGAAGATCTCGATCTGCGCGCCCACGGAGTTGAGCCGCTCCGCCAGTTCCTCGTAACCGCGGTTGATGACATACACGTTGCGCAGTACGGAGGTGCCTTCGGCCGCCATCATGGCGAGCAGCACCACCACGGCGGGGCGCAGGGCGGGCGGGCACATCATTTCGGCGGCGCGCCAGCGGGTCGGGCCCTCGACCAGTACCCGGTGCGGGTCCAGGAGCTGCAGTCTGCCGCCGAGGCGGTTCAGGTCGGTGAGGTAGATGGCCCGGTTGTCGTAGACCCAGTCGTGTATGAGGGTCTGGCCGTGGGCCGAGGCGGCGATGGCCGCGAAGAAGGGCACATTGTCGATGTTGAGCCCGGGGAACGGCATGGGGTGGATCTTGTCGATCGGCGCCTCGAGCTTGGAGGGGCGGACCGTGAGGTCGACCAGCCGGGTACGGCCGTTGTCGGCGGCGTACTCCGTCGTACGGTCGCAGTCGACGCCCATCTCCTCCAGCACCGCGAGCTCGATCTCCAGGAACTCGATCGGTACCCGGCGGATCGTCAGCCGGGACTCCGTGACCACGGCGGCGGCGAGGAGGCTCATCGCCTCGACCGGGTCCTCGGAGGGGGAGTAGTCGACGTCCACGTCTATCTGCGGGACGCCGTGCACGGTCAGTGTGGTCGTGCCGATGCCGTCCACGCGTATGCCCAGTGCCTCCAGGAAGAAGCAGAGGTCCTGGACCATGTAGTTGGAGGAGGCGTTGCGGATGACGGTCGTGCCGTCATGCCGGGCGGCGGCCAGCAGGGCGTTCTCGGTCACGGTGTCGCCGCGCTCGGTCAGCACGATGGGGCGGCCCGGCGTGACCGAGTGGTCTATCTGGGCGTGGTAGAGCCCCTCGGTCGCGGCGATCTCCAGGCCGAACCGGCGCAGCGCGATCATGTGCGGCTCGATGGTCCGCGTACCGAGGTCGCAACCGCCCGCGTACGGAAGCTTGAAGGAGTCCATCCGGTGCAGCAGCGGGCCGAGGAACATGATGATGGAACGGGTCCGGCGGGCGGCGTCCGCGTCGATGGCGTCCATGTCGAGCCGGGCGGGCGGGACGATCTCCAGATCGACTCCCTCGTTGATCCACCGGGTCCGTACGCCGATGGAGTTCAGCACCTCCAGGAGCCGGTAGACCTCCTCGATGCGGGCCACGCGGCGCAGCACCGTGCGGCCCTTGTTGAGGAGCGAGGCGCAGAGGAGTGCCACGCACGCGTTCTTGCTCGTCTTGACGTCGATGGAGCCCGAGAGCCGGCGCCCGCCGACCACCCGCAGGTGCATGGGCCCGGCGTATCCGAGCGACACGATCTCGCTGTCGAGTGCCTCACCGATGCGCGCGATCATCTCAAGGCTGATGTTCTGATTGCCGCGCTCGATGCGATTCACGGCGCTCTGACTGGTGGCGAGCGCCTCGGCGAGCTGGCTCTGTGTCCAGCCCCGGTGCTGGCGGGCGTCACGGATGAGCTTGCCTATGCGTACGAGATAGTCGTCTGACATGGCGAAAGGTTATCTCAGATATGAGATGAGACCTCTGGCGGGGTGTGGTGTTCGGGTGACGGTTGCGTGCGGAGGCGCGGCAGTTACGCAGACAGACGCACGTGAAAGGTGCGGCCACGGGTGCGCCGTGCGTTCCATGGTCCACCCGGGCCTCCGCGACGGCGCGCGGTGTACGTCCATCCGGGGAGAGGGCCCGATGACGACCGGGCGGGGCGGACGGAATCGGCGCGTCACGAGGCGGGGGTCGGGTGCGGGTGGCGATGCGGTCGTCGGTATCGGTGGAGCGGGTCAGGTTCTTGGCGCGTTCCGGGGCTTTTGGCCCCTCGCCCCGAAGACGTCGTCGCGCGAGCGCCGGCCGGCCTTCCGTGCTGCGATGACTGCAGCAGTACGCGACCTGGCCGCTCCCTGGGTGTCCGGGCGCAGCGCGAGGTCGATGCAGGGGCCGCCCGCGCATGACCGTTCGACGGTGATGTACTAGAGTTATCTCGACATCGAGATATATGCCGAAGGCGCACCGCAGTCCGCCAGTCAGTAAGGGTTACCTAACTAAGCCTTACCTTAGCGGATTGTTCGAGGGGCCGTAGGCGGCACCACGCGGCGCCCGCCGTAATGAGGCGCGGCGCGGAGTACGCGCACATTGATGAAGGAGACTGTCGTGTCGGCGAACAGCTTCGACGCCCGCAGCACGCTGCGCGTGGGCGACGAGTCGTACGAGATCTTCAGGCTGGACAAGGTCGAGGGCTCCGCGCGCCTCCCTTACAGCCTGAAGGTGCTGCTGGAGAACCTGCTCCGCACCGAGGACGGCGCGAACATCACCGCCGACCACATCCGGGCGCTCGGCGGCTGGGACTCGCAGGCGCAGCCCAGCCAGGAGATCCAGTTCACGCCGGCCCGCGTGATCATGCAGGACTTCACCGGTGTGCCGTGTGTCGTCGACCTCGCCACCATGCGTGAGGCCGTCAAGGAGCTGGGCGGCGACCCGGCGAAGATCAACCCCCTCGCCCCGGCCGAGCTGGTCATCGACCACTCCGTCATCGCCGACAAGTTCGGCACCAACGAGGCGTTCGCGCAGAACGTCGAGCTGGAGTACGGCCGCAACAAGGAGCGCTACCAGTTCCTGCGCTGGGGCCAGACCGCCTTCGACGAGTTCAAGGTCGTCCCCCCGGGCACCGGCATCGTCCACCAGGTCAACATCGAGCACCTGGCCCGTACGGTCATGGTCCGGGGCGGCCAGGCGTACCCCGACACCCTCGTCGGCACCGACTCGCACACCACCATGGTCAACGGCCTCGGTGTGCTGGGCTGGGGCGTCGGCGGCATCGAGGCCGAGGCCGCGATGCTCGGCCAGCCGGTCTCCATGCTCATCCCGCGCGTCGTCGGCTTCAAGCTGACCGGCGAGCTCCCGGCCGGCACCACCGCCACCGACCTCGTGCTGACCATCACCGAGATGCTCCGCAAGCACGGTGTCGTCGGCAAGTTCGTCGAGTTCTACGGTGAGGGCGTCTCCGCCACCTCCCTCGCGAACCGCGCCACCATCGGCAACATGTCGCCGGAGTTCGGCTCCACCGCCGCGATCTTCCCGATCGATGACGAGACGCTGAAGTACCTGCGCCTGACCGGCCGTGACGAGCAGCAGGTCGCGCTCGTCGAGGCGTACGCCAAGGAGCAGGGTCTCTGGCTGGACCCGGCCGCCGAGCCGGACTTCTCCGAGAAGCTGGAGCTCGACCTCTCCACGGTCGTCCCCTCCATCGCCGGCCCGAAGCGCCCGCAGGACCGCATCATCCTGGCCAACGCCAAGCAGCAGTTCGCCCAGGACGTGCGCAACTACGTCTCCGAGGACGAGGAGTCGGGCAAGGAGTCCTTCCCGGCCTCCGATTCCCCAGCCACCACCAACGGTGTGCCGAGCCGCCCCACCACGGTCACGGCCCCCGACGGGACGACGTACGAGATCGACCACGGCGCCGTCACCGTCGCCGCGATCACCTCCTGCACCAACACCTCGAACCCGTACGTCATGGTCGCCGCGGCGCTCGTGGCGAAGAAGGCGGTCGAGAAGGGCCTGACCCGCAAGCCGTGGGTCAAGACCACCCTCGCCCCGGGCTCGAAGGTCGTCACCGACTACTTCGACAAGGCGGGCCTGACCCCGTACCTCGACAAGGTCGGCTTCAACCTCGTCGGCTACGGCTGCACCACCTGCATCGGCAACTCCGGCCCGCTGCCGGAGGAGGTCTCCAAGGCGGTCAACGAGCACGACCTGGCCGTGACCTCGGTGCTCTCCGGCAACCGTAACTTCGAGGGCCGGATCAACCCCGACGTCAAGATGAACTACCTGGCGTCCCCGCCGCTGGTCGTCGCGTACGCCATCGCCGGTTCGATGAAGGTCGACATCACCAAGGACGCCCTGGGCATCGACCAGGACGGCAAGCCGGTCCACCTCGCGGACATCTGGCCCTCCGAGGCCGAGGTCAACGACGTCGTCGCCAACGCCATCGGCGAGGACATGTTCAACAAGTCCTACCAGGACGTCTTCGCGGGCGACGCCCAGTGGCAGGCGCTGCCGATCCCGACCGGCAACACCTTCGAGTGGGACCCGCAGTCCACCTACGTCCGCAAGCCCCCGTACTTCGAGGGCATGACGATGGAGACCACCCCGGTCTCCGACATCACGGGCGCGCGCGTGCTCGCCAAGCTGGGCGACTCGGTCACCACCGACCACATCTCCCCGGCCGGTGCGATCAAGGCCGACACCCCGGCCGGCAAGTACCTGACGGAGCACGGCGTCGAGCGCCGCGACTTCAACAGCTACGGCTCGCGCCGCGGCAACCACGAGGTCATGATTCGCGGCACCTTCGCGAACATCCGCCTGCGCAACCAGATCGCCCCGGGCACCGAGGGCGGTTTCACCCGCGACTTCACCCAGGCGGACGCCCCGGTGTCGTTCATCTACGACGCCTCGCAGAACTACCAGGCCGCCGGTGTCCCGCTGGCCATCCTGGCGGGCAAGGAGTACGGCTCCGGATCGTCTCGCGACTGGGCCGCCAAGGGCACCGCGCTCCTCGGCGTCAAGGCCGTCATCGCCGAGTCCTACGAGCGCATCCACCGCTCGAACCTCATCGGCATGGGCGTCCTCCCGCTCCAGTTCCCGGAGGGCGCGACCGCCGAGTCCCTCGGTCTGACCGGCGAGGAGACCTTCTCCTTCACCGGCGTGACCGAGCTGAACAACGGCACCACGCCGCGCACGGTCAAGGTCTCCACCGACACCGGTGTGGAGTTCGACGCGGTCGTCCGCATCGACACCCCCGGTGAGGCGGACTACTACCGCAACGGCGGCATCATGCAGTACGTGCTCCGCAGCCTGATCCGCAAGTAGGCAGTCCGGTACGTTGCGAAGGGCCGCACCCCGCCGGGGTGCGGCCCTTCCGCGTGGCCGGTGCGGCTCTTGCGCGTAACACGTGCGGGGCTCAGGAGTTGGCGCGGATCAGGTCCAGCAGCCCCGGAAACCGCTTGTCCAGGTCGACCCTGCGCAGGGTCGCCGCGCGGCTGTTGCCCCGGTTCACCTGCCGCACCAGACCTGCCTCGCGCAGGGTCCTGAAGTGGTGCGTGGTGGTCGACTTGGAGACCGGCAGATTGAAGGACGCGCAGGTGCGGGGCGTGCCCTCCGGTTCGCGGAGCAGGGCCACGACGATCCCCCAGCGCAGGGGGTCGGAGATCGCGTTCAGGACCGTGCGCAGGTCCAATTCCTCCGGTTCCGGATGGCCTTCCTCGTCTGGCATCGCTGCTCTCCTCTCCTGACCTCGGCTGTGGGCTGTTCCCATCCTAGGTACGGGTTGCTTCCAACCTAAAAGATGTGCGAACTTAAGGTACGACGAAAACCGTACCTGGTCGTTTGGCGGCCGGGCCGAGCCTGGAGTTTGTCCTATGAGTACGCAGACCGCGTCGTCCGACGCACCGCCCGCGTCAGCGGCAAAGGAGATGCCGGGCCGCACCCTGACCCTGATCGCTGTACTCCTCGCCGTGTTCGTCGTCCCCATGTCGATCTCCGGTACGGCCGTCGCGCTGCCCGACATCGGCGCCTCCACGCACGCCGGACTCGCCCCGCTCCAGTGGGTGGTCAACGCGTTCAACGTGGCCTTCGCCTGCTTCACGCTCGTCTGGGGCTCCGTCGCCGACATCATCGGCCGCGTCAAGGCCTTCGCCGCCGGCGCCGCGATCTACGCCGCCGCCTCGCTCGCCAGCGCCTTCGCCACCGATGTGCTGTGGCTCGACGTCGCCCGCGCCCTCGCCGGAATCGGTGGCGCGGCCATCTTCTCCTGCGGCGCCGCGATCGTCTCCACCATCTTCGAAGGGCCCGCCCGGGCCAAGGCGTTCGCCTACTTCGGCACCGTCGCGGGAGTCGGTGTGGCCCTCGGCCCGTCCCTGTCCGGTGCGCTCGTCCAGACCCTCGGCTGGCGCTGGGTGTTCGCCGTGCACGCCATCGCCCTGGTGGTCGTACTGCTCGCCGTGCCCGCCATCTCCAAGGCCGTGCCCGCCACCGGCTCCACCGGAGCCCGTATCGACTTCGCGGGCAGCGGCCTCTTCGTCGTCGCCATGGTGCTGCTGACCACCGCCATCGTGCAGGGCTCCCAGTGGGGTTGGGGCAGCGTCGGTGTGGTCGCCCTGTTCGCGGGCGCGCTCGTGGTCCTCGCCGTCTTCGCCTACGTCGAGAACCGGCGCGAGCACCCCATGCTCGACCTCAGTGTGCTGCGCAACCGCCGTTTCGTCGGCCTCTGCCTGGTCCCCGTCGCCGGCTCCATCGGCTTCGTCACCATGCTGACCTATCTGCCCAGCTACCTCACTGCCGTCGCCGGCCGCGACACCGGGGCGGCGGGCCTGATCATGGTGCTGCTCACCGCGCCCGTGCTGGTCTGCCCGATGCTCGCCGCCAAGCTCGTCAACCGCGGTGTCTCCGCCCTCACCCTGATCTACGTCAGCCTCGCCTGCCTGATCGTCGGCGATGTCGCCCTCACCCTCTTCTCCCCGGACATCGCCATCGCCGTCGTGGCCCTGCCGATGATCGTCACCGGTGCGGGCATGGGGCTGGCCGCCGGGCTCGTCGACGGCCAGGCGCTCGAACAGGTCGACCCGGCCAAGGCCGGCATGGCCGCGGGCTTCCTCAACACGCTGCGGCTCGGCAGCGAGGCCATCGCCGTCGCGGTGTACGGCTCGGCGCTCGCCACCGTCCTCGGTTCGGACATCGGCGACTCCATCGGCGCGCACGCCGGAGCCGGTCACGCCGCCGAGGTGGCGAGCCAGGCGGCGGGCGGCGACCTCGCCCGTGCCGCCGAGGTGTCCGGTGCCACCGACCGGCAGGGGTTCCTCGACTTCCTGACCCAGGCCTATGACTCCGCCTTCCACACCGTGCTCTGGGGCCTCGCCGCGGCCTGCCTCGTCCTGTGCGCCGTCGTCTTCGCCCTGCTGCGCGGCGGCAACCGCCAGGAACAGCAGGCCGCGTGACCGGCAGCACCCGCTGAACCGCCCGGCACCCGCGATCCCCCGCACGGGTGCCGGGCTCCTCCCGTACGCATGTGACGCCACCGCACCCGAGGACCGTGCCCCATGACCGAGCAGCATCGCCCCGAGGACCGCGCCGACCACGACATCCCGGTCCTGATCGCCGGAGGAGGTCCGGTCGGCATGCTCCTCGCCGCCGAACTCGCCCACCACGGCGTGCAGGTGACCGTTCTGGAGACCAACCCCGTCACCGTCGATCAGCCCAAGGCAGGCACACTGCACGCCCGAACCGTCCAACAGCTGGCCCGCCGACGCTACTTGACGACCCGCGTCGCACACCCCGATCAGCTGGCCCGGCCCGTCGCGGACCACTTCCACTTCGCCGGCATGTCCGGACTGACCATCTCCGCACCCGGCACCGAGGCCGGCCCCATCGTCGGCCGCTCCCAGGCCGACCTGGAACGGGACTTCGAGGCCCGCGCCCGCGAGCGCGGCGCCACCGTCCTGCGCGGACACCGCGTCACCGATGTCCGTCAGGGCCCCGACAGCGTCGAGGTTTTCGCCGAAGGCCCGGACGGTGTGCGGGAGTTCACCGCCCGCTATCTCGTCGGCGCCGACGGCGCGCGCAGCACCGTACGAGAACGGGCCGGCTTCCGTGCCACGACGCACCCCGCGACCGTCTCCGCCCTGCTCGGTCTCGTACGCCTCACCGAACCGGCGGCCGTCCCGTCGGGCTGGAACCGTACGCCGCGCGGCTGGACCGTCGCGGGAGTCAACCCGTACGGACACAGCCGGTTCATCACCATCGACTTCCGCGGACCGCATCCCGACCGGCACACCGACCTCACCCTCGACGAACTGCGTGCCGAGGGCTCCCGCATCCTCGGGCGCGACGTCCCGATGGCCGACCCGCTGTTCTTCTCCCGGTTCAGTGACTACGCCCGGCTTGTCGACGACTACCGCGAAGGCCGTGTCCTGCTGGCCGGTGACGCCGCGCACGTGCACTTCCCCGTCGGCGGCCAGGGCCTCAACCTCGGTCTCCAGGACGCCGTCAACCTCGCCTGGAAACTGGCCCATGTGCTCGCGGGCACCGCGGGAAAGGACCTGCTCGACACCTACGACGCCGAACGGCGTCCGGCCGGACAGCGGGTCATCGACAACACCCGTGCCCAGCTTGCCCTGATGCGGCCCGACCCCGGACTTGACCCGCTGCGGGGGCTGTTCACCGAACTGCTCGGTCTGAAAGAGGTCAACGAGCACCTCGGCTCGATGGTCAGCGCCCAGGACACCGTCTGCCCGCCGCGCACCGGGCGCGGCTCCGACTGGGAGGGACAGTTCATGCCGAACCTGCCGCTGACGGCGGCCGACGGCACGAAGACCGATGTCACCGGACTCCTCGGCCAGGGCCGCCCGCTGCTCCTGCTGCTGAGCGACGAGGCCGCCCCGTACGCCGGACAGGCCGCCGGATGGGCCCATGTGGTCCATACGGTCACGGCCGCGCCGCCCCGGCCGCTGCCCTGGGAGGCCGTACTCCTGCGCCCCGACGGATACATCGCCTGGGCGTCGGACGGCGGAGCGCTCGAAGGGACGCTGCGGCAGTGGTTCGGCGAACCGCGCTGACGCACACCGCGGGGGCGGGCACGCAAATCCGTGCCCGCCCCCGCGTCCCGGGCCCGCTACCAGCGGACCGGCAGCGACGTCGGCCGCCGCAGCACCGTGCCGTGGTCCCACGGGACCTCGGCCGGGTCGGTGTCCAGCACCAGGCCGGGGAACTCCCGTGCCAGCCGCGTCAGTACGCTCACGATCTCCATCCGGGCCAGCGCGGCACCCATGCAGTGGTGCATGCCGTAGCCGAACTGCAGGTGCCGCTTGCCCGGCTCCCGGTCCGGGTCGACGGTCAGCGGGGCGGCGAAGACCGCCGGGTCCCGGTTGGCGGCGAACGCGTCCGGATAGACCACATCGCCGGTCAGGACCGTGCCCTCGCTGGTCTCCACGTCGCGTCCGGCGATCCGCGGGAAGGCGGAGATCGTACCGAGCGGGATCAGCCGGATCAGCTCCTCGGCCAGACGCGGCGCGATCTCCGGCTCGGCTGCCAGGCGCTGCCACAGCGCGGGCGCCGACAGCAGGACGTACAGCGACTTGGTGAGGACCGAGACGATGTTCTGGTCGGCGCCGAGCAGTGAACCGAAGAAGATTCCGGTCAACTCCGAGTCTTCCAGCGGCGGTTCGGCCCGGTCGCGCTGCGCCCGGAAACGGTCGATGAGACCGCCGGTCACGACCGGCCGTACGCCCTTGACCAGCTCGTCGACGTATCCGTACACCCGGTAGAAGTGCTCCACCAGATCCGGTACGTCGTCGTGCGAGGCGATCTGGACGATCCGGGACGAGGTGCGGAAGTAGTCGATGTCCTCCACTGGTATGCCGAGGAAGTCGCAGTTCACCGTCACCGGCACCCGGTCGATCAGGTCCCGGAACAGATCGGGCGTGCCGGACGAGCGCAGCCGGGCGACGGCCTCGTCGAGCACCCGGTCGAGCACCGGGCGCAGCCGCTCGGTCGCCGTGGAGCTGTAGTCGGCCGCGACGAACCCGCGGATGCGGGCGTGGTGCGGCGCGTCGAGATTGAGCAGCAGTTCCTTCGGCATGGTCGTGGGCAGGAAGCTCGGGCCGTCGTCCACGTTCGTCTCGGTGCGCCCGAAGCTCGGGTCGGTGAGGACCTTGTGGACGTCGGCATACCGGGTCAGGTGCAACGCCCGGTGGCTGCTGGGGAGTTCGATCAGCGGGACGCCGCCGGTGCTGCGTTCGCCGAGCGGTGTGAAGGGGGGCGTCGGGTCGAGCCCGGGGATGTCGGTGACGGTGACGGTCGCCGACTCGGCGGTGATGGTCATGCGTGCTCCGTTGGGTTCTTCGA
This sequence is a window from Streptomyces sp. NBC_01217. Protein-coding genes within it:
- a CDS encoding helix-turn-helix transcriptional regulator, with translation MPGRSLLAATASSGAVSAAFLTVKDAADYLGLSPHTLYVWRHRRQGPPSFRMGPRGRVMYRLEVLDAWVREQEQADSRSNPALNPLNTPLQERSSRFLGA
- a CDS encoding ArsR/SmtB family transcription factor; translated protein: MPDEEGHPEPEELDLRTVLNAISDPLRWGIVVALLREPEGTPRTCASFNLPVSKSTTTHHFRTLREAGLVRQVNRGNSRAATLRRVDLDKRFPGLLDLIRANS
- a CDS encoding tyrosine-type recombinase/integrase, with the protein product MLAVRAALPDHYRLLLVIGAGLGLRQGEALGLALEDIDFAKEVVHVRRQVKMVRARLCFALPKGRKVRDVPLPSSVARAIQQHTEQFAPVPVTLPWDDPTPAETPVDAKHRRPRTYNLLVTGRERKAINRNYFNSYVWKPALAAAGVIAPLEEGSTDGARVWEPSREHGFHALRHFFASEELEAGESVVSLARWLGHSDPGFTLRKYSHFLPRAGARGSAAIDAIFA
- a CDS encoding cytochrome P450, translated to MTITAESATVTVTDIPGLDPTPPFTPLGERSTGGVPLIELPSSHRALHLTRYADVHKVLTDPSFGRTETNVDDGPSFLPTTMPKELLLNLDAPHHARIRGFVAADYSSTATERLRPVLDRVLDEAVARLRSSGTPDLFRDLIDRVPVTVNCDFLGIPVEDIDYFRTSSRIVQIASHDDVPDLVEHFYRVYGYVDELVKGVRPVVTGGLIDRFRAQRDRAEPPLEDSELTGIFFGSLLGADQNIVSVLTKSLYVLLSAPALWQRLAAEPEIAPRLAEELIRLIPLGTISAFPRIAGRDVETSEGTVLTGDVVYPDAFAANRDPAVFAAPLTVDPDREPGKRHLQFGYGMHHCMGAALARMEIVSVLTRLAREFPGLVLDTDPAEVPWDHGTVLRRPTSLPVRW
- a CDS encoding FAD-dependent monooxygenase, with the translated sequence MTEQHRPEDRADHDIPVLIAGGGPVGMLLAAELAHHGVQVTVLETNPVTVDQPKAGTLHARTVQQLARRRYLTTRVAHPDQLARPVADHFHFAGMSGLTISAPGTEAGPIVGRSQADLERDFEARARERGATVLRGHRVTDVRQGPDSVEVFAEGPDGVREFTARYLVGADGARSTVRERAGFRATTHPATVSALLGLVRLTEPAAVPSGWNRTPRGWTVAGVNPYGHSRFITIDFRGPHPDRHTDLTLDELRAEGSRILGRDVPMADPLFFSRFSDYARLVDDYREGRVLLAGDAAHVHFPVGGQGLNLGLQDAVNLAWKLAHVLAGTAGKDLLDTYDAERRPAGQRVIDNTRAQLALMRPDPGLDPLRGLFTELLGLKEVNEHLGSMVSAQDTVCPPRTGRGSDWEGQFMPNLPLTAADGTKTDVTGLLGQGRPLLLLLSDEAAPYAGQAAGWAHVVHTVTAAPPRPLPWEAVLLRPDGYIAWASDGGALEGTLRQWFGEPR
- a CDS encoding MFS transporter, with amino-acid sequence MSTQTASSDAPPASAAKEMPGRTLTLIAVLLAVFVVPMSISGTAVALPDIGASTHAGLAPLQWVVNAFNVAFACFTLVWGSVADIIGRVKAFAAGAAIYAAASLASAFATDVLWLDVARALAGIGGAAIFSCGAAIVSTIFEGPARAKAFAYFGTVAGVGVALGPSLSGALVQTLGWRWVFAVHAIALVVVLLAVPAISKAVPATGSTGARIDFAGSGLFVVAMVLLTTAIVQGSQWGWGSVGVVALFAGALVVLAVFAYVENRREHPMLDLSVLRNRRFVGLCLVPVAGSIGFVTMLTYLPSYLTAVAGRDTGAAGLIMVLLTAPVLVCPMLAAKLVNRGVSALTLIYVSLACLIVGDVALTLFSPDIAIAVVALPMIVTGAGMGLAAGLVDGQALEQVDPAKAGMAAGFLNTLRLGSEAIAVAVYGSALATVLGSDIGDSIGAHAGAGHAAEVASQAAGGDLARAAEVSGATDRQGFLDFLTQAYDSAFHTVLWGLAAACLVLCAVVFALLRGGNRQEQQAA
- the acnA gene encoding aconitate hydratase AcnA — its product is MSANSFDARSTLRVGDESYEIFRLDKVEGSARLPYSLKVLLENLLRTEDGANITADHIRALGGWDSQAQPSQEIQFTPARVIMQDFTGVPCVVDLATMREAVKELGGDPAKINPLAPAELVIDHSVIADKFGTNEAFAQNVELEYGRNKERYQFLRWGQTAFDEFKVVPPGTGIVHQVNIEHLARTVMVRGGQAYPDTLVGTDSHTTMVNGLGVLGWGVGGIEAEAAMLGQPVSMLIPRVVGFKLTGELPAGTTATDLVLTITEMLRKHGVVGKFVEFYGEGVSATSLANRATIGNMSPEFGSTAAIFPIDDETLKYLRLTGRDEQQVALVEAYAKEQGLWLDPAAEPDFSEKLELDLSTVVPSIAGPKRPQDRIILANAKQQFAQDVRNYVSEDEESGKESFPASDSPATTNGVPSRPTTVTAPDGTTYEIDHGAVTVAAITSCTNTSNPYVMVAAALVAKKAVEKGLTRKPWVKTTLAPGSKVVTDYFDKAGLTPYLDKVGFNLVGYGCTTCIGNSGPLPEEVSKAVNEHDLAVTSVLSGNRNFEGRINPDVKMNYLASPPLVVAYAIAGSMKVDITKDALGIDQDGKPVHLADIWPSEAEVNDVVANAIGEDMFNKSYQDVFAGDAQWQALPIPTGNTFEWDPQSTYVRKPPYFEGMTMETTPVSDITGARVLAKLGDSVTTDHISPAGAIKADTPAGKYLTEHGVERRDFNSYGSRRGNHEVMIRGTFANIRLRNQIAPGTEGGFTRDFTQADAPVSFIYDASQNYQAAGVPLAILAGKEYGSGSSRDWAAKGTALLGVKAVIAESYERIHRSNLIGMGVLPLQFPEGATAESLGLTGEETFSFTGVTELNNGTTPRTVKVSTDTGVEFDAVVRIDTPGEADYYRNGGIMQYVLRSLIRK
- a CDS encoding helix-turn-helix domain-containing protein, which encodes MSDDYLVRIGKLIRDARQHRGWTQSQLAEALATSQSAVNRIERGNQNISLEMIARIGEALDSEIVSLGYAGPMHLRVVGGRRLSGSIDVKTSKNACVALLCASLLNKGRTVLRRVARIEEVYRLLEVLNSIGVRTRWINEGVDLEIVPPARLDMDAIDADAARRTRSIIMFLGPLLHRMDSFKLPYAGGCDLGTRTIEPHMIALRRFGLEIAATEGLYHAQIDHSVTPGRPIVLTERGDTVTENALLAAARHDGTTVIRNASSNYMVQDLCFFLEALGIRVDGIGTTTLTVHGVPQIDVDVDYSPSEDPVEAMSLLAAAVVTESRLTIRRVPIEFLEIELAVLEEMGVDCDRTTEYAADNGRTRLVDLTVRPSKLEAPIDKIHPMPFPGLNIDNVPFFAAIAASAHGQTLIHDWVYDNRAIYLTDLNRLGGRLQLLDPHRVLVEGPTRWRAAEMMCPPALRPAVVVLLAMMAAEGTSVLRNVYVINRGYEELAERLNSVGAQIEIFRDI